One Triticum dicoccoides isolate Atlit2015 ecotype Zavitan chromosome 4B, WEW_v2.0, whole genome shotgun sequence genomic window carries:
- the LOC119293960 gene encoding cyanate hydratase-like: MEDGGARAAAVQKLMAAKAKSGKSFSDIGAETGLTNVYVAQLLRRQAQLKPDTAAALRAAIPALTEELVELMMQPPFRSYNPEMVHEPAIYRLNEAIMHFGESIKAIINEDFGDGIMSAIDFYCTVDKVKGADGKDRVVLTFDGKYLPHTEQKAANMMSKLPCKAP; encoded by the exons ATGGAGGACGGCGGCGCGAGAGCGGCGGCGGTGCAGAAGCTGATGGCGGCcaaggccaagtccggcaagagcttctCCGACATCGGGGCCGAGACGGGGCTCACCAACGTGTACGTCGCGCAGCTGCTGCGCCGCCAGGCGCAGCTCAAGCCCGACACGGCGGCCGCGCTGCGGGCGGCCATCCCGGCGCTCACCGAAGAGCTCGTGGAACTCATGATGCAGCCGCCCTTCCGCTCGTACAACCCTGAAATGGTCCACGAGCCCGCCATATACAG ACTGAATGAAGCTATCATGCATTTTGGAGAGAGCATCAAGGCAATCATCAATGAGGACTTTGGTGATGGAAT CATGTCAGCTATAGACTTCTACTGTACCGTCGACAAAGTTAAAGGGGCTGATGGAAAAGACCGTGTGGTGCTCACATTTGATGGGAAGTATCTGCCTCACACTGAACAG AAAGCCGCGAATATGATGTCGAAGTTGCCCTGCAAGGCACCTTGA